The following are encoded together in the Sparus aurata chromosome 1, fSpaAur1.1, whole genome shotgun sequence genome:
- the LOC115582413 gene encoding toll-like receptor 2, with product MTNLTLLTFVLLLTNPSFSLSRPRCRRCKQTSCDCSKQNLRDVPAAPSKLITKLDLSFNHLSTITKDDFVAYASLQSLIVNNNMIGTIQEQAFDPLTNLTELDLSSNQLDSLSAEWFESLVSLQHLNLLGNRYETLGQGNLFQPLKRLKTLQFGGLDLRSVRKSDFSGLASLEEVVFDGRNLQAYAEGSLRRVRPLKHVALSLRGPFKKNLALVEAVLSDVAHPNTKLTFTNTSFFRNRQINPFRVLKEGGTTDFTFKNVNITLGAVVAFFNTMSDSNITKFSVIDTKIFLSFASNLPENQHFRGWEEIVLMNVDIPQFYNFPALFFLEPLLNVVRRVSLINVKLYNVVCENSRDFSRLEYLDVSDNMLNDDTLGEMMCNGELDFSGLQTLNLSWNNLHSINSRLFTKLHELENIDLSGNAVYRMPETCHWPPRLQFLNLSSALLIEVTACLPKSLRILDLSHNALTVFTIQLPYLTKLYISGNKLSILPEASLLPRLSFLFVENNDLQTLGSTVLNVYNNLTTIEAGAQSYECSCDFVAFMTSDLTRQRVTIADEIESYVCDSPDAMRGKRVTDARLSVFECQMALALSVLCAGILAVILLVVGLCHKFSVPWYVRMMWAWLRAKRKPKLKKGELEYDAFVSYSEMDSGWVEAHLIPELEQNEPPLRLCLHKRDFLPGGWILDNIMEAIEKSHRTLFVLSQHFVNSEWCKYELDYTHFRLFDHNDDAVVLILLEPIDKDTIPKKFCKLRRVMNSRTYLEWPDDDNQIARFWQSLRSAIKRPENGERNDIEETLNL from the coding sequence ATGACAAACCTGACACTTCTCACGTTTGTCCTCCTGCTAACCAACcccagcttctctctctccaggccGCGGTGTCGCCGCTGTAAGCAAACCTCCTGCGACTGCTCCAAACAAAACCTGAGGGACGTCCCTGCAGCCCCCTCAAAgctcatcaccaaactggaccTCTCATTCAACCACCTGTCAACAATAACGAAAGACGACTTTGTTGCATACGCCAGTTTACAGTCGCTGATCGTGAATAACAACATGATCGGAACCATCCAGGAGCAGGCATTCGACCCGCTGACTAATTTAACTGAACTGGATTTATCCTCAAACCAACTGGACAGTTTGTCTGCTGAGTGGTTTGAGAGCCTTGTTTCTCTTCAGCACTTGAATCTTTTAGGGAACCGCTACGAAACGTTGGGTCAAGGTAACCTTTTCCAGCCGCTGAAGAGATTAAAGACCCTACAATTTGGAGGGCTTGACCTCCGGTCTGTCAGAAAGAGCGACTTTTCTGGCCTTGCTTCACTCGAAGAGGTTGTTTTTGATGGACGGAACCTGCAAGCCTACGCAGAAGGAAGTTTGAGGCGAGTCAGGCCCCTTAAACATGTGGCGCTCAGCCTCAGAGGTCCGTTTAAGAAAAATCTGGCACTCGTAGAAGCTGTGCTGTCAGACGTTGCGCACCCAAACACAAAGCTGACATTCACAAACACAAGTTTCTTCAGAAATCGACAAATTAACCCATTTCGAGTGCTAAAGGAGGGCGGAACAACAgacttcacttttaaaaatgttaacattACACTTGGAGCCGTTGTCGCATTTTTTAATACCATGTCAGACTCGAATATAACCAAGTTTTCAGTTATAGATACAAAAATCTTCTTAAGTTTCGCTAGCAATCTCCCAGAAAACCAACACTTCAGGGGTTGGGAGGAGATCGTGTTGATGAACGTTGACATCCCTCAGTTCTACAATTTCCCAGCACTCTTTTTCCTCGAACCTCTGCTGAACGTGGTGAGAAGGGTGTCCTTGATAAACGTCAAGCTGTACAACGTCGTTTGTGAAAACTCCAGAGATTTCTCACGGCTGGAGTACCTAGACGTCAGCGACAACATGCTGAACGATGACACCCTCGGTGAAATGATGTGCAATGGCGAGCTTGATTTTTCGGGTCTGCAAACCCTTAATCTCAGCTGGAACAACCTGCATTCGATCAACAGCCGGCTCTTCACCAAACTGCACGAGCTTGAAAACATTGACCTGAGTGGCAATGCAGTTTATAGAATGCCTGAGACTTGTCACTGGCCGCCAAGGCTCCAATTCTTAAACCTGTCATCGGCTCTGTTGATAGAAGTGACCGCTTGTTTGCCAAAATCTTTACGCATCCTCGATCTATCACACAACGCCTTGACCGTGTTCACCATCCAGCTCCCGTATCTCACAAAGTTGTACATCTCTGGAAACAAGCTCAGTATTTTGCCGGAAGCCAGTTTACTTCCTCGCCTCTCGTTTCTCTTTGTTGAAAACAACGACTTACAGACGCTGGGCAGCACTGTTCTGAATGTCTATAATAATCTCACGACTATAGAGGCTGGTGCTCAATCGTACGAGTGCTCGTGTGACTTTGTAGCGTTCATGACAAGCGACCTGACGCGGCAAAGAGTCACGATTGCAGATGAGATCGAGTCGTATGTCTGCGACTCCCCCGACGCCATGAGAGGAAAGCGTGTGACCGACGCGAGGTTGTCAGTGTTTGAGTGTCAGATGGCTTTAGCCTTGTCCGTCCTCTGTGCAGGCATCCTGGCAGTGATTCTGCTCGTCGTAGGTTTGTGTCACAAGTTCAGCGTTCCGTGGTACGTGAGGATGATGTGGGCCTGGCTGAGAGCTAAGAGGAAGCCAAAGTTGAAAAAGGGAGAGCTGGAGTACGACGCCTTTGTGTCTTACAGCGAGATGGACTCCGGTTGGGTGGAAGCACATCTGATCCCGGAGCTCGAGCAGAACGAGCCTCCTCTCCGGCTCTGCCTCCACAAGAGAGACTTCCTTCCAGGAGGCTGGATCTTGGACAACATCATGGAGGCCATCGAGAAGAGTCACAGAACTCTGTTTGTCCTCTCTCAGCACTTCGTCAATAGTGAATGGTGCAAGTACGAGCTGGACTACACCCATTTCAGACTGTTTGACCACAACGACGACGCGGTCGTGCTGATTCTGCTGGAGCCCATCGACAAAGAcacaatcccaaaaaagttCTGCAAGCTGCGGAGAGTCATGAACTCCAGGACGTACCTGGAGTGGCCTGATGACGACAATCAGATCGCCAGGTTCTGGCAAAGTTTGAGATCAGCGATCAAAAGACCTGAGAATGGTGAAAGAAACGACATTGAAGAAACTCTGAACTTATAA
- the percc1 gene encoding uncharacterized protein percc1: EDEESEAQEEEEECLEEVFLNPAHYALDVTKQLLRFADLISRDVQRYFGRCSGDQEACDIYSDSVSVTTSGRLRYYDDLLKIARAGSPEEESSSVTCADGQGVSGLGPLAELFDHRGPSQGRSRPMIKRHLPLSFWTEPIPCCSLVGFSNTPDAAHTGSETPSHDGTHTDAHTHLHYNPLPHNTHGLDSTQPDFSDLLANWDPNPELTHTLTEHTHMQH; this comes from the coding sequence gaggatgaagaatCTGAAgctcaggaggaagaggaggaatgtCTAGAGGAGGTTTTTTTAAACCCCGCCCACTACGCTTTGGATGTGACGAAGCAGCTGCTGAGGTTCGCGGATCTCATCAGCCGAGACGTCCAGCGGTATTTTGGTCGCTGCTCTGGCGACCAAGAGGCTTGCGACATCTACAGCGACTCGGTCTCCGTCACGACCAGCGGGCGTCTGCGTTACTACGACGACCTGCTGAAAATCGCAAGAGCAGGAAGtccggaggaggagagcagctcTGTGACTTGTGCTGATGGTCAAGGAGTCAGCGGTTTGGGGCCCCTGGCTGAACTGTTCGACCACAGGGGCCCGAGTCAGGGCCGCAGCCGGCCGATGATCAAGCGCCATCTCCCGCTCAGTTTCTGGACCGAGCCGATCCCCTGCTGCTCTCTGGTCGGTTTCAGTAACACACCCGACGCCGCTCACACGGGCAGCGAGACGCCCTCACATGACGGCACGCACACggacgctcacacacacctgcactaCAACCCACtcccacacaacacacacggCCTCGACAGCACTCAGCCGGACTTCAGTGACTTGTTGGCGAACTGGGATCCGAACCcggagctcacacacacactgacagagcacacacacatgcagcattaA
- the LOC115583394 gene encoding protein disulfide-isomerase-like, producing MRTRTLLSITLLGLLLWASCIQADDTDAETEKETETPEKTLKEDISAKTGDEEEEKDAPQKEKTTAIEEEKDVMVLHINNFERALRENQFLLVEFYAPWCIYSQQLEPIYAEAAGKLKSEKSEMRLAKVDAIEEKELAKLFNIQIFPTLKLFMNRDCKQPVDFTGDRTVEGIIEWMKRQTAL from the exons ATGAGGACGCGCACGCTTTTGTCCATCACTCTGCTGGGCCTGCTGCTGTGGGCCTCCTGCATCCAGGCCGATGACACCGACGCCGAGACTGAAAAAGAGACCGAGACACCAGAGAAGACGTTAAAGGAAGACATTTCAGCAAAGAcaggagacgaggaggaggagaaagatgcaccacagaaagagaaaacaacagcgatagaagaggagaaagacgTGATGGTGCTCCACATCAACAACTTTGAGAGAGCTCTCAGAGAGAATCAGTTTTTACTGGTCGAATTCT atgctCCCTGGTGTATCTACAGCCAACAGCTGGAGCCAATTTACGCCGAGGCTGCTGGGAAGCTGAAGTCGGAGAAATCAGAGATGCGTTTGGCCAAAGTGGACGCCATAGAGGAGAAGGAGCTGGCTAAGTTGTTTAACATCCAAATCTTCCCGACTCTGAAACTGTTCATGAATAGAGATTGCAAGCAGCCCGTTGACTTCActg gtgACAGGACAGTCGAGGGAATTATCGAGTGGATGAAGCGTCAAACAGCTCTGTGA
- the LOC115583350 gene encoding protein disulfide-isomerase-like, which yields MRTRTLLSITLLGLLLWASCIQADDTNAETEKETETPEETLEEDISAKTGEEEEEKDAPQKEKTTAIEEEKDVMVLHINNFDRALRENQFLLVEFYAPWCGHCQQLEPIYAEAAGKLKSEKSEMRLAKVDAIEEKELAKEFNIDSFPTLKLFMNGDRKQPVEFTGDRTVEGIIEWMKRQTAL from the exons ATGAGGACGCGCACGCTTTTGTCCATCACTCTGCTGGGCCTGCTGCTGTGGGCCTCCTGCATCCAGGCCGACGACACCAACGCCGAGACTGAAAAAGAGACTGAGACACCAGAGGAGACGTTAGAAGAAGACATTTCAGcaaagacaggagaggaggaggaggagaaagatgcaccacagaaagagaaaacaacagcgatagaagaggagaaagacgTGATGGTGCTCCACATCAACAACTTTGACAGAGCTCTCAGAGAGAATCAGTTTTTACTGGTCGAATTCT atgctCCCTGGTGTGGCCACTGTCAACAGCTGGAGCCAATTTACGCCGAGGCTGCTGGGAAGCTGAAGTCGGAGAAATCAGAGATGCGTTTGGCCAAAGTGGACGCCATAGAGGAGAAGGAGCTGGCTAAGGAGTTTAACATCGATAGCTTCCCGACTCTGAAACTGTTCATGAATGGAGATCGCAAGCAGCCCGTTGAATTCActg gtgACAGGACAGTCGAGGGAATTATCGAGTGGATGAAGCGTCAAACAGCTCTGTGA